In Salinigranum marinum, one DNA window encodes the following:
- a CDS encoding type B DNA-directed DNA polymerase has translation MPFKFEFDEDGTVTMWNTAAAGAGYVQETDYQPTMYVTTDEQNLDGPADQLRDLPLVDTVSVADKRPSWRHDVERVLKLTIAGPPRATQTLARQIHTWETPGTYRCFNVDFSPQFRYCLETETDPTPQTELSTLSLGVDELDVANPPVETVRVDGDPLSGPPPDLLDRVAAAVEERDPDVLIVDTAELVRVLFEMADERGDASFKLGREPGCEQLAEKSTYASYGRVGHSPARYDVPGRVIVNRANTFFFHETNLEGCLDLVARSQKPLQELAWASIGNVLTAIQIRKARSRDVLVQWKPWRPERFKTMRQLHDADRGGVTFAPDVGLHEDVHELDFSSLYPNIIITRNISPETVRCDCHDREDVPGLGYSICDEPGYLPDVLEPLVSDRDELKDALTDATDPDERSRLSGQSDALKWILVSCFGYQGFSNAKFGRIECHEAINAFAREILLDAKEVLEANGWEIIHGIVDSLWVTPMDGHVQTPLEALCAELTETTGIRLEYEDAYDWIAFCPLRDSEAGALTKYFGRVSGRGEYKYRGIECRQRSTPPFVAAAQRDLIETFDEHRTAEAVRNRLQYWRGRLRRGDVDVSELVIDNRVSKTLDGYTQSTRNVAALERAATLGLDTSAGETLSYVVANDDYETASRVRLATEASERYDTEFYDDLLVRAATSVLAPLGWRERRLREYLSETTNTTLQSFTDRS, from the coding sequence ATGCCATTCAAATTCGAGTTCGACGAGGACGGGACGGTCACGATGTGGAACACAGCAGCAGCCGGGGCCGGGTACGTTCAGGAGACGGACTACCAGCCGACGATGTACGTCACAACCGACGAGCAAAACCTCGATGGGCCTGCCGACCAGCTCCGAGACCTTCCATTAGTCGACACGGTCTCGGTCGCAGACAAGCGTCCGAGTTGGCGTCACGACGTCGAACGCGTGCTCAAACTCACGATCGCTGGCCCGCCCCGAGCAACGCAGACACTGGCACGTCAGATCCACACGTGGGAGACACCCGGGACGTACCGGTGTTTCAACGTCGATTTCTCTCCGCAGTTCCGCTACTGTCTCGAGACAGAGACAGATCCAACCCCACAGACGGAGCTATCGACACTGTCGCTCGGTGTGGACGAACTCGACGTGGCGAATCCGCCGGTCGAGACAGTTCGCGTCGATGGCGACCCACTCTCTGGACCACCGCCAGACCTTCTCGATCGTGTTGCAGCAGCCGTCGAAGAGCGTGACCCAGACGTCTTGATCGTCGACACGGCTGAACTCGTCCGCGTTCTCTTCGAGATGGCTGACGAGAGAGGAGACGCGTCGTTCAAACTTGGCCGGGAACCCGGATGTGAACAACTTGCCGAGAAATCGACGTACGCGAGTTATGGCCGTGTTGGCCACTCACCCGCTCGGTACGACGTTCCCGGCCGAGTCATCGTGAACCGCGCGAACACGTTCTTTTTCCACGAGACCAATCTGGAGGGCTGTCTCGATCTCGTTGCTCGGTCACAGAAGCCACTGCAGGAACTCGCGTGGGCGTCGATCGGCAACGTCCTTACCGCGATCCAGATCCGCAAAGCCCGGTCGAGAGACGTGCTCGTGCAGTGGAAGCCGTGGCGTCCAGAGCGATTCAAAACGATGCGCCAACTCCACGACGCCGACCGTGGCGGGGTCACGTTCGCACCCGACGTCGGACTCCACGAAGACGTCCACGAACTCGACTTCTCGTCGCTCTATCCCAATATCATCATCACGCGGAACATCAGCCCCGAGACGGTCCGATGTGACTGTCACGACCGCGAAGACGTGCCCGGACTCGGCTATAGCATCTGCGATGAGCCAGGCTACCTCCCGGATGTGCTCGAACCACTCGTGTCAGATCGAGACGAGCTCAAAGACGCGCTGACGGACGCGACCGATCCTGATGAACGAAGTCGTCTCAGCGGGCAGTCGGACGCCCTCAAGTGGATCCTCGTCTCGTGCTTCGGCTACCAGGGGTTCTCGAACGCGAAGTTCGGCCGGATCGAATGTCACGAGGCGATCAACGCGTTCGCTCGTGAGATCCTCCTCGACGCGAAGGAGGTCCTCGAAGCGAACGGCTGGGAGATCATCCATGGAATCGTCGACAGCCTCTGGGTGACGCCGATGGATGGTCATGTACAGACGCCACTCGAAGCACTCTGTGCAGAGCTTACGGAAACGACGGGGATCCGTCTGGAGTACGAGGACGCCTACGACTGGATCGCGTTCTGTCCACTGCGCGATAGCGAGGCTGGCGCGCTCACGAAGTACTTCGGACGCGTCAGCGGCCGAGGCGAGTACAAGTATCGGGGCATCGAGTGCCGACAGCGAAGTACGCCACCGTTCGTCGCCGCAGCGCAGCGTGACCTGATCGAGACGTTCGACGAACACCGGACCGCAGAGGCAGTCCGTAACCGACTCCAGTACTGGCGCGGACGGCTTCGTCGTGGCGACGTCGATGTATCGGAACTCGTCATCGACAATCGCGTCTCGAAGACGCTGGACGGGTACACGCAGTCGACCCGAAACGTCGCGGCGCTCGAACGCGCCGCGACACTCGGGCTCGATACGTCGGCAGGGGAGACACTGTCGTACGTGGTCGCGAACGACGACTACGAGACGGCGTCACGGGTGCGCCTCGCCACGGAGGCAAGTGAACGATACGATACCGAGTTCTACGACGACCTCCTCGTCCGGGCGGCGACGAGCGTGCTCGCACCGCTCGGATGGCGAGAGCGGCGACTTCGCGAATATCTCTCCGAGACGACGAACACGACGTTGCAGTCGTTCACCGACCGTTCGTGA
- a CDS encoding SWIM zinc finger family protein translates to MPTETNDRHPLARLEFSSRVRKRAQYEAFEFSLIPGGVRVRNGSYADPENHEYDVAIRDGVPVACSCPADTHFDSACKHRVAVAMRRAVLDAATRMQAVTSIRCSATQSESP, encoded by the coding sequence ATGCCAACAGAGACGAACGATCGACACCCGCTCGCTCGACTCGAGTTTTCGAGTCGCGTGCGGAAACGCGCACAGTACGAAGCGTTCGAGTTCAGCCTCATCCCAGGTGGAGTCCGTGTCCGGAACGGCAGCTACGCCGACCCAGAGAACCACGAGTACGACGTGGCCATCCGTGACGGCGTTCCGGTCGCGTGCAGTTGTCCAGCTGACACCCATTTCGACAGTGCTTGTAAACATCGCGTCGCCGTCGCGATGCGACGTGCGGTTCTCGATGCGGCCACTCGGATGCAGGCAGTCACCAGTATCCGTTGCTCTGCGACCCAGTCAGAGTCCCCTTGA
- a CDS encoding lamin tail domain-containing protein codes for MTITHVTDGDTMDVRFSDGQEETVRLLGVDTPEVHTETAPSEWEGIPDTDAGAAWLRNWGENASRFATTELEGETVQIRTDPQADRRGSYGRLLVYLSLSSSSDDRSFNQRLIERGYARLYDTDFSRRDEFAAAERRARDEGTGAWGFAGASQVTATEALADSGQSVPLELVRIHADAAGNDNENLNDEYLVFENTGTETLDLSGWTVADEAGHTYMIPEGMTLAPGEQLTLSTGSGTNTQTELFWDADGALWNNGGDTVIVSTATGTVVLRESY; via the coding sequence GTGACCATCACTCACGTCACCGACGGCGACACGATGGACGTCCGCTTCTCGGACGGACAAGAGGAGACCGTTCGACTACTGGGTGTCGACACGCCCGAGGTACACACCGAGACAGCCCCGAGCGAGTGGGAGGGAATCCCCGACACCGATGCGGGAGCAGCGTGGCTCCGGAACTGGGGAGAGAACGCGAGTCGGTTCGCAACGACCGAACTCGAGGGGGAAACGGTTCAGATCCGAACCGACCCACAGGCTGACCGCCGCGGGAGCTATGGTCGCCTCCTGGTGTATCTCTCACTCTCCAGTTCCAGTGACGACCGCTCGTTCAACCAGCGTCTCATCGAACGTGGCTACGCCCGCCTCTACGACACGGACTTTTCACGACGAGACGAGTTCGCTGCGGCCGAACGTCGAGCTAGAGACGAGGGAACGGGAGCCTGGGGATTCGCCGGCGCGTCGCAGGTGACCGCGACCGAGGCCCTCGCCGATAGTGGACAGTCCGTGCCGCTCGAACTCGTCCGCATCCACGCGGACGCCGCCGGGAACGACAACGAGAACCTCAACGACGAGTACCTCGTGTTCGAGAATACGGGTACCGAGACGCTCGATCTCTCGGGGTGGACCGTTGCCGACGAAGCCGGGCACACGTACATGATTCCCGAGGGAATGACGCTCGCTCCCGGTGAGCAATTGACGCTCTCCACTGGAAGTGGCACGAACACTCAGACAGAGTTGTTCTGGGACGCAGACGGCGCACTCTGGAACAACGGTGGTGACACCGTCATTGTCTCGACGGCTACCGGCACGGTCGTGCTTCGAGAGTCGTATTGA
- a CDS encoding metallophosphoesterase, with the protein MAVTYRELGEDGHYEMVVRVRNRSKAQRENRAYELSLEDVEGTRFQFIVWTSSEQGTNCEWKEGCWYRLGGVTANVWPSGTVPHGTSSLVVEYLGPKRNRRRADILYATDSHLGKTSHSYGGSSWPISPENGFDRAIEAAISMDVDAVIHGGDLFHNPGDGISPEEIALCREGLVALAESGIPFYFIYGNHERQAGRRVMNRFVDDNLAEHLGPRYDSINDAVAVYGIDYQSNWADFVPDLERAPDSMSTMLFVHQSLSPFSESKSPDCSLREVREQANIPVDLVVTGHVHTRTEELRGALRGLSGGATARVGKSRSALQPSVELISTGGEEPEVKRLYL; encoded by the coding sequence ATGGCTGTAACCTATCGGGAACTCGGGGAAGACGGTCATTACGAGATGGTCGTTCGGGTTCGCAATCGTTCGAAGGCCCAGAGAGAGAACCGCGCGTACGAACTGAGCCTTGAGGATGTCGAGGGGACTCGGTTCCAGTTTATCGTGTGGACGAGTTCAGAACAGGGGACGAACTGCGAGTGGAAGGAGGGCTGTTGGTATCGTCTCGGTGGAGTCACGGCCAACGTCTGGCCATCTGGAACTGTCCCACACGGCACGTCATCGCTTGTTGTCGAGTACCTCGGTCCCAAACGAAACAGACGACGGGCCGACATTCTTTATGCAACTGATAGCCATCTCGGAAAGACATCACACAGCTATGGCGGCTCGTCTTGGCCGATTTCTCCCGAAAACGGGTTCGACCGTGCAATTGAAGCTGCGATCAGCATGGATGTCGACGCAGTCATTCACGGGGGCGATCTCTTCCACAATCCGGGGGATGGGATCAGTCCAGAGGAAATCGCACTCTGTCGGGAGGGTCTCGTTGCGCTTGCCGAGAGCGGGATCCCGTTTTACTTCATTTATGGTAATCATGAGCGCCAGGCTGGTCGGCGGGTTATGAACCGATTCGTCGACGACAATTTAGCGGAACATCTCGGCCCCCGGTATGACAGCATTAACGATGCCGTCGCGGTTTATGGAATCGACTACCAGTCAAACTGGGCAGATTTCGTCCCCGACCTTGAACGTGCACCTGACAGCATGAGCACGATGCTCTTCGTACACCAGTCCCTCTCGCCATTCAGCGAGAGTAAGAGTCCGGATTGCTCGCTCCGCGAAGTCCGCGAGCAGGCAAACATACCGGTAGACTTGGTCGTAACGGGTCACGTCCATACGCGGACTGAGGAGCTACGTGGAGCGCTTCGAGGATTGTCGGGAGGCGCAACGGCACGAGTCGGTAAGTCACGTTCCGCCCTCCAACCGAGTGTGGAACTGATTTCTACCGGCGGTGAGGAGCCCGAAGTGAAGCGACTGTATCTCTAA
- a CDS encoding DUF7342 family protein, whose protein sequence is MTDDRLRDGPPSFERPFEGEDTKQRVYGAVLHARDPMTAAEIAERANCSTESARTHLSFYAGLGIVIRHEGRPVRYERNDDYFEWRRVNELARENTIDELQTRVSELTDQIEAYRDEYGADSPAEVDVLEFDAEQIDDVYVELGDWATAIEERGLHERARRKVAGSTASSHS, encoded by the coding sequence ATGACGGACGATCGCCTCCGTGACGGCCCGCCCTCGTTCGAGAGACCGTTCGAGGGCGAGGACACCAAGCAGCGCGTGTACGGTGCGGTGTTACACGCCCGAGACCCGATGACGGCTGCCGAAATAGCTGAGCGGGCGAACTGCTCGACTGAATCGGCACGGACGCATCTTTCGTTCTATGCTGGTCTCGGTATCGTCATCAGGCACGAGGGGCGGCCGGTCAGGTACGAGCGCAACGACGACTACTTCGAGTGGCGACGCGTAAACGAGTTGGCGCGAGAGAACACCATCGACGAGTTACAGACCCGGGTATCGGAGCTGACCGACCAGATCGAAGCGTACCGCGATGAATACGGTGCGGACTCGCCCGCCGAAGTCGATGTCCTCGAGTTCGACGCAGAACAGATTGACGATGTCTACGTCGAACTTGGGGATTGGGCTACCGCCATCGAGGAGCGTGGTCTTCACGAGCGCGCCAGGCGAAAAGTCGCTGGCTCCACGGCCTCGTCACACAGCTGA
- a CDS encoding transcription initiation factor IIB family protein, translated as MSLTDTYDTGFDEETGKTISAEECPECSGQLETAGGEVACLDCGLIVTEYWIDHAATPRSFPEDESQTEQTGAPLTMTRHDRGLSTEIGFGRDAHGNALSGRTRRKFGRLRRHQNRARWSSKRERNLAFACGEIARITSALDLGWDVREQASALYREAMAEHLVVGRSIEGMAAACVYAVCRCAGQGRTREEVVSVANVDKSGVSTAYRAVNTELGLETAIIRPRTLLPRLMSELDVTLSPNARCRAQELAKHAAETGIANGRRPSGVAAACVYLAATESGCSVTQQEVAAVAETTPTTIRARCEELRAGAV; from the coding sequence ATGTCGCTAACAGACACCTACGACACTGGCTTCGATGAAGAGACCGGCAAAACCATCTCAGCAGAGGAGTGCCCGGAGTGCTCTGGTCAACTGGAAACAGCGGGCGGTGAAGTCGCCTGTCTCGACTGCGGTCTCATCGTCACCGAATACTGGATCGATCACGCGGCGACGCCACGATCGTTTCCCGAAGACGAGAGCCAGACCGAGCAGACGGGCGCACCGTTGACCATGACGCGGCACGACCGAGGGCTTTCAACCGAAATCGGGTTCGGCCGTGACGCACACGGGAACGCACTCTCAGGCCGAACGCGCCGGAAGTTCGGCCGGTTGCGTCGCCATCAGAACCGCGCACGGTGGTCCTCGAAGCGGGAGCGGAACCTCGCGTTCGCCTGTGGGGAGATCGCGCGAATCACGAGCGCGCTCGATCTCGGCTGGGACGTTCGAGAACAGGCGAGCGCGCTCTACCGGGAGGCGATGGCCGAACACCTCGTCGTCGGGCGGTCGATCGAAGGCATGGCCGCGGCGTGTGTGTACGCAGTTTGTCGGTGTGCTGGACAGGGTCGAACTCGCGAGGAAGTCGTCTCGGTCGCGAACGTCGACAAATCGGGCGTGTCAACCGCCTACCGAGCGGTCAACACCGAACTCGGGCTCGAGACCGCGATCATCCGGCCGCGAACACTCCTCCCGCGTCTCATGTCGGAACTCGACGTTACCCTGTCGCCGAACGCTCGTTGCCGGGCCCAAGAGTTAGCCAAGCACGCAGCGGAGACAGGCATTGCGAACGGTCGGCGACCGTCAGGCGTCGCAGCCGCATGTGTGTATCTGGCGGCGACTGAATCGGGATGTTCGGTGACTCAACAGGAAGTCGCGGCGGTCGCCGAGACGACGCCGACGACGATCCGAGCACGGTGTGAGGAGCTTCGAGCGGGCGCTGTGTGA
- a CDS encoding DUF2080 family transposase-associated protein encodes MAEFTFEGQEVITKEVTKTGTGAHVFVPKDWLGEEVAIIRLDTD; translated from the coding sequence ATGGCTGAGTTCACGTTCGAGGGACAGGAAGTAATCACGAAAGAAGTCACCAAAACCGGGACGGGAGCGCACGTCTTCGTCCCGAAAGACTGGCTTGGAGAAGAAGTCGCAATTATCCGCCTCGACACAGACTAA